Proteins from one Pseudomonas grandcourensis genomic window:
- the nadE gene encoding ammonia-dependent NAD(+) synthetase, which produces MQAVQREIAEQLKVQPPFADEAALEAEVARRLTFIQDCLVNSGLKTLVLGISGGVDSLTAGLLAQRAVRELRQRSGDAAYKFIAVRLPYETQFDEHDAQASVDFIKPDERHTVNIGPAVKALANEVAAFEGKHAVSVDFVLGNTKARMRMVAQYTIAGAAHGLVIGTDHAAEAVMGFFTKFGDGACDLAPLSGLVKNQVRAIARSFGAPESLVEKVPTADLEDLSPGKPDEASHGVTYAEIDAFLHGEPVREEAFRIIVDTYNKTHHKRVMPFAP; this is translated from the coding sequence ATGCAAGCCGTACAGCGTGAGATTGCTGAACAGCTCAAGGTCCAGCCGCCATTCGCCGACGAAGCCGCCCTTGAGGCCGAAGTCGCCCGGCGGTTGACCTTCATTCAGGACTGCCTGGTCAACTCCGGGCTCAAGACCCTGGTGCTGGGCATCAGTGGCGGGGTCGACTCCCTGACCGCCGGCCTGCTGGCCCAACGGGCCGTCCGTGAACTGCGCCAGCGCAGCGGTGATGCCGCCTACAAATTCATCGCCGTGCGCCTGCCCTATGAAACCCAGTTCGATGAACACGACGCCCAGGCTTCGGTGGATTTCATCAAGCCGGACGAGCGCCACACCGTGAACATCGGCCCGGCGGTCAAAGCCCTGGCCAATGAAGTCGCGGCCTTCGAAGGCAAACATGCGGTGTCGGTGGACTTCGTGCTCGGCAACACCAAGGCGCGCATGCGCATGGTCGCCCAGTACACCATCGCCGGCGCGGCCCATGGCCTGGTGATCGGCACCGACCACGCGGCGGAAGCGGTGATGGGTTTCTTCACCAAGTTCGGTGACGGCGCCTGCGACCTGGCGCCACTGAGTGGACTGGTGAAAAACCAGGTCCGGGCCATCGCCCGCAGCTTCGGTGCGCCGGAGTCGCTGGTGGAGAAAGTCCCGACCGCCGACCTTGAGGATCTGTCGCCGGGTAAACCGGACGAGGCGTCCCACGGCGTGACCTACGCCGAGATCGACGCCTTCCTGCACGGCGAGCCGGTGCGTGAAGAGGCGTTCAGGATCATTGTTGATACCTACAACAAGACCCATCACAAGCGGGTGATGCCGTTTGCGCCTTGA
- a CDS encoding circularly permuted type 2 ATP-grasp protein codes for MPDLLDRYPLTAGTYHELLDDSGTVRPHWRRLFEQLQRSTPAQLVQRQALLTRQIQENGVTYNVYADPKGADRPWELDLLPHVIAADEWQQLSAGIAQRARLLNAVLADLYGPQRLIAEGLLPAELVFGHNNFLWPCQGISPPDGAFLHLYAVDLARTPDGRWWVTADRTQAPSGAGYALENRTIVSRAFPELYRDLKVQHLAGFFRTLQETLARQAPSDGDAPLVVLLTPGRFNESYFEHLYLARQLGYPLVEGGDLTVRDATVYLKTLNGLRRVHAIMRRLDDDFCDPLELRTDSALGVPGLLEAVRQGRVLVANALGSGVLESPGLLGFLPKINQFLFGEELILPSIATWWCGEAPVLAQALEKLPELLIKPAFPSQSFAPVFGRDLSEKQRQELAERMQARPYAYVAQELAQLSQAPIWQAEDGQLQPRAIGMRVYAVASREGYRVLPGGLTRVAAQADAEVVSMQRGGASKDTWVLGERAPSGEQWKAQRNIGVHDLVRRDPYLPSRVVENLFWFGRYCERCDDSARLLRIMLARYVDGDDPQALQAAVDLGERLMLLPEEGELPERLLAALLGDDWPFSLRSNLQRLQWAASQVRGKLSRENWQALVELQREAMELETEDPDFGELLDFLNRLVMSLAALSGFALDDMTRDEGWRFLMIGRRIERLQFLSGSLAAFLRGAGAFDQAGLEWLLELGNSSITYRSRYLAVAQLIPVLDLLLLDEQNPHAVLFQLKLVTRTLKRLNDDFGVPREAALPQLVERLARFDLGCLENPLFGAASVRAAIEGLAALLQEIADASGQVSDRLALRHFAHVDDVSQRTVSV; via the coding sequence ATGCCTGACCTGCTAGACCGCTACCCGCTGACGGCGGGCACTTATCACGAACTGCTCGACGACAGTGGTACCGTGCGCCCGCACTGGCGCCGGCTGTTCGAGCAGTTGCAACGCAGCACACCGGCGCAGTTGGTGCAGCGTCAGGCCCTGCTGACCCGGCAGATTCAGGAAAACGGCGTTACCTATAACGTCTATGCAGACCCCAAGGGCGCGGACCGGCCGTGGGAGCTGGACCTGCTGCCCCATGTCATCGCGGCTGATGAGTGGCAACAGTTGTCGGCCGGCATCGCTCAGCGGGCGCGATTGCTCAATGCCGTGCTGGCTGACCTTTACGGTCCGCAACGGCTGATTGCCGAAGGTCTGCTGCCCGCCGAGCTGGTGTTCGGGCACAACAACTTCCTTTGGCCTTGTCAGGGCATCAGCCCGCCTGACGGAGCCTTTCTGCATCTGTATGCCGTGGATCTGGCGCGCACACCCGATGGCCGCTGGTGGGTGACTGCGGATCGTACCCAAGCGCCGTCGGGAGCCGGGTATGCGCTGGAAAATCGCACGATTGTGTCCCGGGCCTTTCCCGAGTTGTACCGCGATCTGAAAGTGCAGCACCTGGCCGGGTTCTTCCGCACCTTGCAGGAAACCCTGGCTCGTCAGGCCCCGAGTGACGGGGATGCGCCGTTGGTGGTGTTGCTGACACCGGGGCGTTTCAACGAAAGCTATTTTGAACATCTGTATCTGGCTCGCCAACTCGGTTATCCGCTGGTGGAGGGCGGCGACCTGACGGTGCGCGACGCCACGGTCTACTTGAAAACCCTGAATGGCCTGCGTCGGGTCCACGCGATCATGCGTCGACTCGATGACGATTTCTGCGACCCTCTGGAACTGCGTACCGACTCAGCCCTCGGCGTGCCGGGCCTGCTGGAAGCGGTACGGCAGGGGCGGGTGCTGGTGGCCAACGCCCTCGGCAGCGGGGTGCTGGAATCGCCGGGCTTGTTGGGCTTTCTGCCGAAGATCAATCAATTCCTGTTCGGCGAAGAACTGATCCTGCCGTCCATCGCCACCTGGTGGTGCGGTGAAGCGCCGGTTCTGGCCCAGGCTCTGGAGAAATTGCCGGAACTGCTGATCAAACCAGCGTTTCCGTCCCAGAGTTTCGCTCCGGTATTTGGCCGTGATCTGAGTGAAAAACAGCGTCAGGAGCTCGCCGAGCGCATGCAGGCACGACCTTATGCCTATGTCGCGCAAGAACTGGCGCAATTGTCCCAGGCGCCGATCTGGCAAGCCGAAGATGGTCAACTGCAACCCCGTGCGATCGGCATGCGCGTGTATGCGGTGGCTAGTCGTGAGGGTTATCGGGTCTTGCCCGGCGGCTTGACCCGGGTCGCCGCCCAAGCCGATGCCGAAGTGGTGTCGATGCAGCGCGGCGGTGCCAGCAAGGACACCTGGGTGCTGGGCGAGCGTGCGCCCAGCGGCGAACAATGGAAGGCCCAGCGCAACATCGGCGTACATGACCTGGTGCGGCGCGATCCGTACCTGCCGTCGCGAGTGGTGGAAAACCTGTTCTGGTTCGGCCGTTACTGCGAGCGTTGCGACGACAGTGCCCGTTTGCTGCGCATCATGCTGGCGCGCTATGTCGACGGCGACGACCCGCAAGCCCTGCAGGCCGCGGTGGACCTCGGCGAACGGCTGATGCTGCTGCCCGAGGAGGGCGAGTTGCCGGAGCGCCTGTTGGCGGCATTGCTCGGCGATGATTGGCCGTTCAGCCTGCGTTCCAACCTGCAACGCTTGCAGTGGGCCGCTTCACAGGTGCGCGGCAAACTCTCGCGGGAAAACTGGCAGGCGCTGGTGGAGTTGCAGCGCGAAGCCATGGAGCTGGAAACCGAAGATCCGGATTTCGGCGAGTTGCTGGATTTCCTCAATCGTCTGGTGATGTCCCTGGCGGCGCTGTCCGGCTTTGCCCTGGATGACATGACCCGGGACGAAGGCTGGCGTTTCCTGATGATTGGCCGGCGGATCGAGCGTCTGCAATTTCTCAGCGGCAGCCTGGCGGCGTTCCTGCGGGGCGCCGGGGCTTTCGACCAGGCCGGGTTGGAATGGCTGCTGGAACTGGGTAACAGCAGCATCACCTACCGTTCTCGATACCTGGCGGTGGCGCAGCTGATCCCGGTGCTCGACCTGCTATTGCTCGACGAGCAGAACCCTCACGCCGTGTTGTTCCAGTTGAAACTGGTGACCCGCACCCTCAAACGCCTCAACGATGACTTTGGCGTGCCGCGTGAAGCAGCGCTGCCGCAATTGGTCGAGCGTCTGGCGCGATTCGATCTGGGCTGCCTGGAAAACCCGTTGTTCGGCGCGGCGAGTGTTCGCGCTGCCATCGAGGGGCTGGCCGCGCTGCTGCAAGAGATCGCCGACGCCAGCGGGCAGGTTTCCGATCGCCTGGCGCTGCGGCATTTTGCCCATGTCGACGATGTCAGCCAGCGCACGGTGTCCGTCTGA
- a CDS encoding YgiQ family radical SAM protein, protein MQAAKPLFDYPKYWAECFGPAPFLPMSREEMDQLGWDSCDIIIVTGDAYVDHPSFGMAIIGRLLESQGFRVGIIAQPNWQSKDDFMKLGEPNLFFGVAAGNMDSMINRYTADKKIRSDDAYTPGGLAGKRPDRASLVYSQRCKEAYKNVPIVLGGIEASLRRIAHYDYWQDRVRNSILIDACADILLYGNAERAIVEVAQRLSYGHKIEDITDVRGTAFIRRDTPQGWYEVDSTRIDRPGKIDKIINPYVNTQDTQACAIEQEKGPVEDPQEAKVVQILASPRMTRDKTVIRLPSVEKVRGDAVLYAHANRVLHLETNPGNARALVQKHGEVDVWFNPPPIPMTTEEMDYVFGMPYARIPHPAYGKEKIPAYDMIRFSVNIMRGCFGGCTFCSITEHEGRIIQNRSHESIIREIEEIRDKVPGFTGVISDLGGPTANMYRIACKSPEIESACRKPSCVFPGICPNLNTDHSALIQLYRSARELPGVKKILIASGLRYDLAVESPEYVKELVTHHVGGYLKIAPEHTEEGPLNQMMKPGIGSYDKFKRMFEKYSKEAGKEQYLIPYFIAAHPGTTDEDMMNLALWLKGNGFRADQVQAFYPSPMATATAMYHSGKNPLRKVTYKSDPVTIVKSEEQRRLHKAFLRYHDPKGWPMLREALTRMGRADLIGPGKNQLIPLHQPSTDSYQSARRKNSTPAGSHKVAGEKTTKILTQHTGLPPRASDGGNPWDKREQAKAAAFARNQQAAKERKDAAKGKGPKPTRKPVVPR, encoded by the coding sequence ATGCAAGCAGCCAAGCCGTTATTTGACTATCCCAAGTACTGGGCCGAATGTTTCGGGCCAGCGCCGTTCCTGCCCATGAGCAGGGAGGAGATGGATCAGCTCGGCTGGGATTCCTGCGACATCATCATCGTCACCGGTGATGCCTACGTCGATCACCCGTCGTTCGGCATGGCGATCATCGGCCGGCTGCTGGAGTCCCAAGGCTTCCGCGTCGGGATCATTGCCCAGCCGAACTGGCAGTCCAAAGACGACTTCATGAAGCTCGGCGAGCCGAACCTGTTCTTCGGTGTCGCGGCCGGCAACATGGACTCGATGATCAACCGCTACACCGCGGACAAGAAAATCCGGTCCGACGACGCGTACACGCCGGGTGGCCTGGCCGGCAAGCGTCCGGACCGCGCCAGCCTGGTCTACAGCCAGCGCTGCAAGGAAGCTTACAAAAACGTGCCGATCGTACTTGGCGGCATCGAAGCTTCGTTGCGCCGTATTGCGCATTACGATTACTGGCAGGACCGGGTGCGCAACTCGATCCTGATCGACGCCTGCGCCGATATCCTGCTCTATGGCAACGCCGAGCGTGCGATTGTCGAAGTCGCCCAGCGTCTGTCCTACGGTCACAAGATCGAAGACATCACCGATGTGCGCGGCACCGCGTTCATTCGTCGCGACACGCCGCAAGGCTGGTACGAAGTCGACTCCACGCGCATCGATCGTCCGGGCAAGATCGACAAGATCATCAACCCGTACGTGAACACCCAGGATACCCAGGCCTGCGCCATCGAGCAGGAGAAGGGCCCGGTTGAAGATCCGCAGGAAGCCAAGGTCGTGCAGATCCTGGCCAGCCCGCGCATGACCCGCGACAAGACCGTGATTCGTCTGCCGTCGGTGGAAAAGGTCCGTGGCGATGCGGTGCTCTACGCCCACGCCAACCGCGTGCTGCACCTGGAAACCAACCCGGGCAACGCCCGCGCGCTGGTGCAGAAGCACGGCGAAGTCGATGTCTGGTTCAATCCGCCACCGATTCCGATGACCACCGAAGAAATGGACTACGTGTTCGGCATGCCTTATGCGCGCATTCCGCACCCGGCGTACGGCAAGGAGAAGATCCCGGCCTACGACATGATCCGCTTCTCGGTGAATATCATGCGTGGCTGCTTCGGCGGCTGCACCTTCTGCTCGATCACCGAGCACGAAGGCCGGATCATCCAGAACCGTTCCCACGAGTCGATCATTCGCGAAATCGAAGAGATTCGTGACAAGGTCCCGGGTTTTACCGGCGTGATCTCCGACCTCGGCGGCCCGACCGCGAACATGTACCGCATTGCTTGCAAGAGCCCGGAAATCGAATCCGCGTGCCGTAAGCCATCGTGCGTGTTCCCAGGTATCTGCCCGAACCTGAATACCGATCACTCGGCGCTGATCCAGCTGTACCGCAGTGCCCGTGAATTGCCGGGTGTGAAGAAGATCCTGATCGCTTCCGGCCTGCGTTACGACCTCGCGGTCGAGTCGCCGGAGTACGTCAAGGAACTGGTGACCCACCACGTCGGTGGTTACCTGAAGATCGCCCCGGAACACACCGAGGAAGGTCCGCTCAACCAGATGATGAAACCGGGCATCGGCAGCTATGACAAGTTCAAGCGCATGTTCGAGAAGTACTCCAAGGAAGCGGGCAAGGAGCAGTACCTGATTCCGTACTTCATCGCCGCCCACCCGGGCACCACCGATGAAGACATGATGAACCTGGCCCTGTGGCTCAAGGGCAATGGTTTCCGTGCCGACCAGGTGCAGGCGTTCTACCCGTCGCCGATGGCCACCGCCACCGCGATGTACCACTCGGGCAAGAACCCGCTGCGCAAGGTCACCTACAAGAGTGACCCGGTGACCATCGTCAAGAGCGAAGAGCAGCGCCGTCTGCACAAGGCGTTCTTGCGTTATCACGACCCGAAAGGCTGGCCGATGCTGCGCGAAGCACTGACCCGCATGGGCCGTGCCGACCTGATAGGGCCGGGCAAGAACCAGTTGATTCCTTTGCACCAGCCGTCGACAGACAGCTACCAGAGCGCCCGTCGCAAGAACTCGACGCCAGCCGGCAGCCATAAGGTTGCAGGGGAAAAGACCACCAAGATCCTGACCCAGCATACCGGCCTGCCACCACGTGCCAGCGATGGCGGCAATCCGTGGGACAAGCGCGAACAGGCCAAGGCTGCGGCGTTCGCCCGCAACCAGCAGGCGGCCAAGGAACGCAAGGATGCGGCCAAGGGCAAGGGCCCCAAGCCGACCCGCAAGCCGGTCGTGCCGCGCTAA
- the azu gene encoding azurin: MFAKLVAVSLLTLASSQLMAAECKVTVDSTDQMSFDTKAIEIDKSCKTFTVELKHSGSLPKNVMGHNWVLSKEADMQPIATDGLSAGIDKNYLKEGDARVIAHTKIIGANETDSVTFDVSKLDAAEKYGFFCSFPGHISMMKGTVTLK, encoded by the coding sequence ATGTTTGCCAAACTTGTTGCGGTATCCCTGTTGACACTGGCCAGCAGCCAATTGATGGCTGCAGAGTGCAAAGTCACCGTCGACTCCACCGACCAGATGTCTTTCGACACGAAGGCCATTGAAATCGACAAGAGCTGCAAGACGTTTACCGTGGAACTCAAGCACTCCGGCAGCTTGCCGAAGAACGTCATGGGCCATAACTGGGTGCTGAGTAAAGAAGCCGACATGCAGCCAATCGCCACCGACGGCCTGAGCGCCGGCATCGACAAGAACTACCTGAAAGAAGGCGACGCCCGCGTGATCGCCCACACCAAGATCATCGGCGCCAATGAAACCGATTCGGTGACCTTCGATGTGTCCAAGCTGGATGCGGCTGAAAAATACGGTTTCTTCTGCTCGTTCCCGGGCCACATCTCGATGATGAAAGGTACCGTGACTCTGAAGTAA
- a CDS encoding transglutaminase family protein, whose amino-acid sequence MSAHYQIFHDTHYHYDSPVSLAQQLAHLWPRPCAWQRCTDRQLQISPQPTSRRDELDVFGNPLTRLAFERPHDELLVNASLSIEVLPRPALDFNLSPAWEDTRSALTYSSQPLSPELLEACRYRFESPYVHLKKNFVEFSQSCFPPGRALLLGVQALMEKIFSEFTFDAEATHVATPLVEVLERRRGVCQDFAHLMLACVRSRGLAARYISGYLLTQPPPGQPRLIGADASHAWVSVFCPVLGWVDFDPTNNVQPALEHITLAWGRDFSDVSPLRGVILGGGNHDPEVRVTVMPLE is encoded by the coding sequence ATGAGCGCCCACTACCAGATTTTCCACGACACCCATTATCACTACGACAGCCCGGTGTCCCTGGCCCAGCAACTGGCGCACTTGTGGCCACGGCCTTGTGCCTGGCAGCGCTGCACCGACCGGCAATTGCAGATCAGCCCGCAGCCGACCTCGCGTCGCGATGAACTGGATGTGTTTGGCAATCCGCTGACCCGGCTGGCGTTCGAGCGTCCCCACGATGAATTGCTGGTCAACGCCAGCCTGAGCATTGAAGTACTGCCCCGACCTGCGCTGGATTTCAATCTGTCCCCGGCGTGGGAAGACACCCGTAGCGCGCTGACTTACAGCAGCCAACCGCTGTCGCCCGAGCTGCTCGAGGCCTGCCGATACCGGTTTGAATCGCCGTATGTGCATCTGAAGAAAAACTTCGTCGAGTTTTCGCAAAGCTGTTTTCCGCCGGGTCGAGCGTTGTTGCTCGGCGTGCAGGCGCTGATGGAGAAAATCTTCAGCGAGTTCACCTTCGATGCCGAAGCGACCCATGTGGCGACGCCGCTGGTGGAGGTGCTGGAGCGCCGGCGTGGGGTCTGCCAGGACTTTGCCCACCTGATGCTCGCCTGCGTACGTTCCAGAGGGTTGGCGGCGCGGTATATCAGTGGCTACTTGCTGACCCAACCACCGCCGGGCCAGCCTCGATTGATCGGCGCCGATGCGTCCCACGCCTGGGTCTCGGTGTTTTGCCCGGTGCTGGGTTGGGTGGACTTCGATCCGACCAACAATGTGCAGCCGGCGCTGGAGCACATCACTCTGGCCTGGGGCCGGGATTTTTCCGATGTGTCGCCGTTGCGGGGGGTGATCCTGGGGGGAGGGAACCACGATCCGGAAGTGCGCGTCACAGTGATGCCTTTGGAGTAA
- a CDS encoding TIGR00730 family Rossman fold protein, with amino-acid sequence MSLSSVCVFCGASTGTNPAYREAAVALGRALAERKLTLVYGGGAVGLMGIVADAALAAGGEVIGIIPQSLKDKEIGHSGLTRLEVVDGMHARKARMAELSDAFIALPGGLGTLEELFEVWTWGQLGYHGKPLGLLEVNGFYSKLTSFLDHIVGEGFVRGQHRDMLQVSESPQTLLDALDAWQPSTAPKWAEQKPS; translated from the coding sequence ATGTCTTTATCATCCGTTTGTGTATTTTGTGGTGCCAGCACCGGCACCAACCCGGCCTACCGCGAAGCAGCCGTGGCCCTTGGCCGGGCGTTGGCCGAGCGCAAGCTGACCCTGGTGTATGGCGGTGGCGCCGTGGGCCTGATGGGCATCGTCGCCGATGCGGCCCTGGCGGCCGGCGGTGAAGTGATCGGCATCATCCCGCAAAGCCTCAAGGACAAGGAAATCGGCCACAGCGGCCTGACTCGCCTGGAAGTCGTCGATGGCATGCACGCGCGCAAGGCCCGGATGGCCGAGCTCAGCGATGCCTTTATCGCGCTGCCCGGCGGCCTTGGCACCCTCGAAGAACTGTTCGAAGTCTGGACCTGGGGCCAGCTCGGCTACCACGGCAAACCGCTGGGATTGCTGGAAGTGAACGGTTTCTACAGCAAATTGACGTCTTTTCTTGATCACATCGTCGGCGAAGGCTTCGTTCGCGGGCAGCACCGTGACATGCTGCAAGTGAGCGAATCGCCGCAAACCCTGCTCGATGCTCTGGATGCCTGGCAACCTTCCACAGCGCCAAAATGGGCCGAGCAAAAACCCAGCTAA
- a CDS encoding transglutaminase family protein, with amino-acid sequence MSIHVALHHVTHYRYDRAVELGPQIVRLRPAAHSRTRILSYALKVSPEKHFINWQQDPQGNYLARLVFPEKTEELRIEVDLLAEMAIFNPFDFFLEPYAEKIPFAYAADERKELAPYLETLTLTPKFKAYLDGIDRTPLPAVDFLVALNQRLSEDIDYLIRMEPGVQTPEHTLDQASGSCRDSAWLLVQLLRNLGLAARFVSGYLIQLSADVKSLDGPSGTEVDFTDLHAWCEVYLPGAGWIGLDATSGLFAGEGHIPLACSPDPSSAAPISGLVEPCECEFSHEMSVERIWEAPRVTKPYTDDQWLAIQALGRQIDADLLEGDVRLTMGGEPTFVSIDDPDGAEWNTAALGPDKRRLSAELFQRMRKHYAPHGLVHFGQGKWYPGEQLPRWSLNCYWRRDGVPIWHNSALIADEQEDYGADGALAGRFLASVAERLKIPTRFVFAAYEDNFYYLWREGALPQNVSAEDSRLEEPLERARLRKVFSQGLDKVIGQALPLARTAKGDQWQSGRWYLRDEHCRLVPGDSPLGYRLPLGSQPWVKAAEYPFIHPQDPNQDFPPLPDTAQLQSQSETAEVPERAPKIDESADWLTRTAFCAEAREGRLYLFMPPLERVEDYLELVAAIEATAEELMCPVLLEGYEPPSDPRLSNLRITPDPGVIEVNVQPSATWDELVERTEFLYEEARQTRLTTEKFMIDGRHTGTGGGNHFVLGGATPGDSPFLRRPDLLRSLISYWHNHPSLSYLFSGLFIGPTSQAPRVDEARNDALYELEIAFAQMPEAGEECPPWLVDRLLRNLLIDVTGNTHRAEFCIDKLYSPDGATGRLGLLELRAFEMPPHARMSLAQQLLLRALVARFWREPYAPPKLARWGTELHDRFLLPHFIEQDFADVIVDLNAAGYPVRAEWFAAHLEFRFPKVGDYSVSGIALELRQALEPWHVLGEEGAMGGTVRYVDSSLERLQVKLSGLPPQRYLLTCNGIPVPLHPTGRVGEFVAGVRFRAWQPANCLQPTIPVHAPLVFDLFDTWMQRSLGGCQYHVAHPGGRNYDSLPVNANEAESRRMARFFRIGHTPGKLPMPNMEISDELPMTLDLRRF; translated from the coding sequence GTGTCGATTCATGTCGCATTGCACCACGTCACGCATTACCGCTATGACCGCGCTGTCGAGCTCGGCCCGCAGATTGTTCGCCTGCGTCCCGCCGCCCACAGCCGCACGCGGATTCTGTCCTATGCGTTGAAAGTCTCCCCCGAAAAGCACTTCATCAACTGGCAGCAGGACCCTCAGGGCAATTACCTGGCGCGGCTGGTGTTCCCGGAAAAAACCGAAGAATTGCGAATCGAGGTCGATCTGCTGGCGGAAATGGCGATCTTCAATCCGTTCGACTTCTTCCTCGAACCCTACGCGGAAAAAATCCCCTTCGCCTATGCCGCGGATGAGCGCAAGGAGCTGGCGCCGTACCTGGAAACCCTGACCTTGACGCCGAAGTTCAAGGCTTACCTGGACGGCATCGACCGCACACCGTTGCCCGCCGTGGACTTTCTTGTCGCACTCAACCAGCGTTTGAGCGAAGACATCGACTACCTGATCCGCATGGAGCCCGGCGTACAAACACCTGAGCACACCCTCGACCAGGCCTCCGGTTCGTGCCGCGACTCTGCCTGGTTGCTGGTGCAACTGCTGCGTAACCTCGGGCTGGCGGCGCGTTTCGTGTCGGGCTACCTGATCCAGTTGAGCGCCGACGTCAAAAGTCTCGACGGTCCGTCCGGCACCGAAGTGGATTTCACTGACCTGCACGCCTGGTGCGAGGTGTACCTGCCCGGTGCAGGCTGGATCGGCCTGGATGCGACTTCCGGGCTGTTTGCCGGTGAAGGACATATTCCGTTGGCCTGTAGTCCCGATCCGTCCTCTGCGGCGCCGATCAGTGGCTTGGTAGAACCCTGCGAGTGCGAATTCAGCCACGAAATGTCCGTGGAGCGGATTTGGGAGGCGCCACGGGTCACCAAGCCCTACACCGACGACCAGTGGCTGGCGATCCAGGCCCTGGGCCGGCAGATCGATGCCGACTTGCTGGAAGGCGATGTGCGCCTGACCATGGGCGGCGAGCCGACCTTTGTGTCCATCGATGACCCGGACGGCGCCGAGTGGAATACCGCGGCACTGGGGCCGGATAAACGGCGGTTGTCCGCCGAACTGTTCCAGCGCATGCGCAAGCACTACGCGCCCCATGGGCTGGTGCATTTCGGGCAGGGTAAGTGGTACCCCGGCGAGCAACTGCCGCGCTGGTCGCTCAATTGCTACTGGCGCCGTGACGGCGTGCCGATCTGGCACAACAGCGCGCTGATCGCTGACGAGCAGGAAGACTATGGCGCGGATGGCGCACTGGCCGGGCGTTTTCTGGCGAGCGTTGCCGAGCGCTTGAAGATTCCGACACGCTTTGTGTTTGCGGCCTACGAAGACAATTTCTATTACTTATGGCGCGAAGGGGCGCTGCCGCAAAACGTCAGCGCAGAAGACTCGCGTCTGGAGGAACCGCTGGAACGGGCACGCCTGCGCAAAGTGTTCAGCCAAGGCCTGGACAAGGTCATCGGCCAGGCCCTGCCGCTGGCGCGCACCGCCAAGGGCGATCAGTGGCAGAGCGGGCGCTGGTATCTGCGCGACGAACACTGCCGACTGGTGCCGGGAGACTCGCCACTGGGGTATCGCTTGCCGCTGGGTTCGCAGCCGTGGGTGAAAGCGGCGGAGTATCCATTCATTCATCCGCAAGACCCGAATCAAGACTTCCCGCCTCTGCCCGACACCGCGCAACTGCAAAGCCAAAGCGAAACTGCCGAGGTACCAGAGCGCGCACCGAAGATCGACGAATCCGCCGACTGGCTGACCCGTACCGCCTTCTGCGCCGAGGCGCGGGAAGGCCGGTTGTACCTGTTCATGCCGCCGCTGGAGCGGGTCGAGGACTACCTCGAACTGGTCGCTGCCATCGAAGCCACCGCGGAGGAGCTGATGTGCCCGGTGTTGCTGGAGGGCTACGAGCCGCCGAGCGATCCACGCCTGAGCAACTTGCGCATCACTCCGGACCCGGGGGTGATCGAGGTCAACGTGCAACCGTCCGCGACCTGGGATGAGTTGGTCGAGCGCACCGAATTCCTCTACGAAGAAGCGCGCCAGACCCGGCTGACCACCGAGAAATTCATGATCGACGGCCGGCATACCGGCACGGGCGGCGGTAACCATTTCGTGCTGGGTGGCGCGACGCCGGGGGACTCGCCGTTTCTGCGTCGCCCGGATCTGTTACGCAGCCTGATCAGCTACTGGCACAACCATCCGTCGCTGTCCTACCTGTTTTCCGGATTGTTCATCGGCCCGACGTCCCAGGCGCCCCGCGTCGATGAAGCACGCAACGATGCCTTGTACGAACTGGAGATCGCTTTCGCGCAGATGCCAGAAGCGGGTGAAGAATGTCCGCCATGGTTGGTGGACCGACTGCTGCGCAATCTGCTGATCGATGTGACCGGCAACACCCACCGCGCCGAGTTCTGCATCGACAAACTCTATTCGCCGGACGGTGCCACCGGGCGCCTCGGGTTGCTGGAGCTGCGTGCGTTCGAGATGCCGCCCCATGCGCGCATGAGCCTGGCGCAACAGCTGTTGCTGCGGGCGCTGGTCGCGCGGTTCTGGCGCGAGCCCTATGCACCGCCGAAACTGGCGCGCTGGGGCACGGAGTTGCACGATCGCTTCCTGTTGCCGCACTTTATCGAGCAAGACTTCGCCGATGTCATCGTCGACCTCAACGCCGCCGGTTATCCCGTGCGGGCCGAATGGTTCGCCGCGCATCTGGAATTTCGTTTCCCCAAGGTTGGCGACTACTCCGTCAGCGGCATTGCACTGGAACTGCGCCAGGCCCTCGAACCCTGGCACGTACTGGGCGAAGAGGGCGCCATGGGCGGTACGGTGCGTTACGTGGATTCGTCGCTGGAGCGTTTGCAGGTCAAGCTCAGCGGCTTGCCGCCCCAGCGATATCTGCTGACCTGCAACGGCATTCCGGTGCCATTGCACCCCACCGGGCGTGTAGGCGAATTCGTCGCGGGCGTGAGATTTCGTGCCTGGCAACCGGCCAACTGTCTGCAACCGACCATCCCGGTCCACGCGCCGCTGGTGTTCGACCTGTTCGACACCTGGATGCAGCGCTCGCTGGGCGGTTGTCAGTACCACGTCGCCCATCCGGGCGGACGCAACTACGACAGCTTGCCGGTGAATGCCAATGAAGCGGAGAGCCGGCGAATGGCGCGCTTCTTCCGCATCGGACACACGCCAGGGAAACTTCCTATGCCCAATATGGAAATCAGCGACGAGCTGCCGATGACACTCGATTTGCGACGTTTCTAA